GCAATCGTGGCGTAAAACCGACCATGATCTCTCTGCAGTTGAGGATAGGCTTTCAGTTTCTCAGCAACCGTAATGGCTATCTTGAAATCCAGTGAGCAATTTTTTATCCATTCATAAAATCTTTCTTTTACTTCGGGATAATCTGTCTGTGCATGGAAGGCATTCAAACTGTAAGCTGGTGAAAATCTTGCAGACAAAGACCGATCACGCAAAACTTCAAGACGGAAAGCTGTCACGGCTTCCTGTATTTCCAAATGATTCGTCGTTCGAATGGCGGCAAGGACTAAATATTTGGACGCGGTACCTGTTTGAACAAGATTGACACCTTTACGAGAATAAATTTCGGGCTTCCCTGATTCATCCAGAAAAATATAGGATTTTTTGTCATTCACTCGAACGCAACATATCAGCTTCGCTTTTAACAAACAACTTTTTTTGTTCCAATTGCCGAAAAAACTGTCTCACGAATGCCGGAAATTTATGTGAATCCAAAACTATTTTGATGGCTTGTTTCGTCCGTCTGAATTTTTTCCGATGCTTATCCATATGCTTTCATCCTTATCCGCATCGATGACTTTTCCGAACTCTATGAAATGGATGTTGTCTGGAAGCAAAGATTGAACGTTCTGATTACAATATGGACAACGGGGATAGGCATCAAATCGAAAATGGCCGCCGCAGGGGCAGGGTTTGAGATTATCTTCCACTTTTTTCTTTTCTGTTAAAATTAACGACCAAGGCACCTTTGTTTCTCCGACGAGTTTTTCAAATTCAAGATCATAAGCTCTAAATAACAAAAGAGTAGGACACATATTACAATAAAGAAAACCAACATCGCTAAAGCCCGCATGATAGGGATATTTTTGTTTAAGGTGAATATTTTTTCTACAATGAGGACACTTTAAATTCATGGTTGGCCTCCACTCGATGGCCTTCTCGGTGACCGACGCCAACGACTTGGATCAATCGT
The sequence above is drawn from the Deltaproteobacteria bacterium genome and encodes:
- a CDS encoding DUF3800 domain-containing protein is translated as MNDKKSYIFLDESGKPEIYSRKGVNLVQTGTASKYLVLAAIRTTNHLEIQEAVTAFRLEVLRDRSLSARFSPAYSLNAFHAQTDYPEVKERFYEWIKNCSLDFKIAITVAEKLKAYPQLQRDHGRFYATIAGQLLKRFLHTAESMEVIFSRRDASLKARERLQLVVDTLRFEYADEHQIDAKASIVYHHNPHYTHGGLQIADYVAHAVFQVFERGNRRWWKIIQDRVGYVQDIFNKKSYSRSNPL